A genomic stretch from Desulfohalobium retbaense DSM 5692 includes:
- a CDS encoding sigma-54 interaction domain-containing protein, which translates to MPFSHESFFREAVLRICSSLDIDKALERCLEYVKQFIPADSMHLSVYLPDVQMLQFVAVAGEGYEVTNADAISVPAIDWEAPENQRPGMPFVHVVNDPANEPEVETVLHQLNLSSDFSVMVMHLYLDGSSIGEVAVRSQGTHKYTEEHGRLFVLLREPLSIALANALKHREVVRLNELLADDSRYFQQELRAKQGQEVVGAEFGLRGVMEQAQQVAQLDNPVLLLGETGCGKGMIADTIHKLSRRAQGPMITVNCGAIPASLLESELFGHEKGAFTGAERQKRGRFERAQGGTVFLDEIGELPLESQVKLLHVLQHKEIERVGGSQTIALDIRIIAATNRDLAGMVSSGQFREDLWYRLNVFPVMVPPLRQRKEDIPALVRYFLQHKAVELKLPSRPKLPSGALDKLMAYHWPGNVRELENFIERALIQTPGGELEIDSLLDNLLQTDGTRGSWEPEVNSNQLPSLETVCAEHIRKALRRAGGKISGPGGAAEMLGVHPNTLRQRMDKMGIAYKRRLRNRF; encoded by the coding sequence ATGCCATTTTCACACGAATCTTTTTTTCGGGAAGCGGTCCTGCGTATCTGCAGCAGCCTGGACATCGACAAGGCCCTGGAGCGATGCCTGGAGTATGTCAAACAATTTATCCCTGCTGACTCCATGCATTTATCGGTTTATTTGCCGGATGTGCAGATGTTGCAGTTTGTGGCTGTGGCTGGTGAGGGGTATGAAGTCACCAATGCCGATGCGATCTCAGTCCCGGCCATTGATTGGGAGGCGCCGGAAAATCAGCGGCCGGGGATGCCTTTTGTCCATGTGGTCAACGATCCCGCCAACGAACCGGAGGTGGAGACGGTTCTGCACCAACTGAACCTCTCTTCTGATTTTTCGGTGATGGTCATGCATCTGTATCTGGATGGCAGTTCCATCGGTGAAGTCGCTGTCCGGAGCCAGGGAACGCACAAGTATACGGAGGAACACGGTCGGCTGTTCGTCCTGCTCCGCGAGCCCCTGTCCATCGCGCTGGCCAATGCCTTGAAGCACAGGGAGGTTGTCCGGCTCAATGAATTGTTGGCCGACGACAGCCGGTATTTCCAGCAGGAACTGCGGGCCAAACAAGGCCAAGAAGTGGTTGGGGCGGAATTCGGATTGCGCGGGGTCATGGAGCAGGCGCAGCAAGTCGCGCAATTGGACAATCCGGTGCTGTTGCTCGGGGAAACGGGCTGCGGCAAGGGGATGATCGCCGATACTATCCACAAACTTTCGCGCCGTGCTCAGGGGCCTATGATCACGGTGAATTGTGGAGCTATTCCTGCTTCGTTACTGGAAAGTGAATTGTTCGGCCATGAAAAAGGGGCGTTTACCGGGGCGGAACGGCAGAAAAGAGGGCGGTTTGAACGCGCCCAGGGCGGCACGGTCTTTTTGGACGAAATCGGGGAACTGCCTCTTGAATCCCAGGTCAAGTTGCTTCACGTGCTGCAACACAAGGAGATTGAACGTGTGGGAGGCAGCCAGACCATTGCTTTGGATATCCGGATCATTGCCGCCACGAATCGGGACTTGGCGGGCATGGTCAGCAGCGGGCAGTTTCGGGAGGATCTCTGGTACCGTTTGAATGTCTTTCCGGTCATGGTGCCGCCGCTGCGGCAGCGCAAAGAAGATATTCCGGCCCTGGTCCGGTACTTTTTGCAGCACAAAGCCGTGGAATTGAAACTCCCGTCCCGTCCGAAACTCCCGAGCGGAGCGCTGGACAAGCTCATGGCCTACCATTGGCCCGGCAATGTCCGCGAGTTGGAGAATTTTATTGAACGCGCCCTTATCCAAACCCCCGGGGGGGAATTGGAAATCGATTCCCTTTTGGACAATCTGCTCCAGACGGATGGGACCAGGGGGAGTTGGGAACCGGAAGTCAACAGCAACCAGCTCCCCTCACTGGAGACGGTATGCGCCGAACATATCCGAAAGGCCCTCCGGCGGGCAGGCGGCAAAATCAGTGGGCCCGGCGGAGCTGCGGAAATGCTTGGGGTCCACCCGAATACGCTCAGACAGCGCATGGACAAAATGGGCATTGCGTATAAACGGCGTTTACGAAACCGCTTTTGA